The Thermasporomyces composti region CCCGCCGCTCACGGTCCGGGAGAACATCGCCTTCGGGCTCGAGGCTCGGGGGGTCCGGGACCGGGACGCCAAGGTCGCCGCGGTCGCCGAGCGGATCGGGCTCACCGACATCCTCGACGCCATGCCGGCGGGACTGTCCTCGGGGCAGAAGCAGCGCGTGGCGCTGGCGCGGGCCGTCGTTCGGGAGCCCGACGTCCTGTTGCTCGACGAGCCGCTGTCCCACCTGGACGCGGCCGAGCGGGACACGACCCGTCGAGAGCTACGCCACCTGCAGCAGGAGCTGAACTACACCACGATCCTCGTCACCCACGACCAAGAGGAGGCGCTCAGCCTCGCCGACCGGGTCGTGGTGATGAACGACGGCGTGGTGCAGCAGGTGGGCACCCCGGACGAGGTGTACGACGACCCGGCGAACCTGTTCGTCGCCCAGTTCGTCGGTGAGCCGGCCATGAACCTCGTCGACGGTGTCGCCGACGGCGGCAAGGTTCGCTTGTCAGCCGAGGTGGTCGTGCCGGTCCCGGTCGAGCGGGCGAAGGGAGAGGTCGTGCTCGGCGTCCGCCCCGAGGACGTCCTCATCACCGAGCCGGAGAAGGCGGACGTCACCGGTGTTCTCGTCGTCTACGAGGACCTGCTGGAGTACGGCCTGGCCACGATCGCGCTGCCGGGCGTCGAGCAGCGCGTCGTCGCTCAGACTCCGCCGGGGATGTCGCTCCACCCGGGCGACGAGACGCCGCTGGCGTTGCAGCGAGAGCGCACGTACGTGTTCGACAAGCGCACAGGGGAGCGTGTTCGATGACCGAGCCACGGACGATCCTCGTCGCCGGCGACGAGTTCGTGCTGCCGGAGTCCTTGCGAGGCGCCCTCGTCGAGGAGGTGGGCTCCGGCCACGAGGTGCGCGAGCTGGCGTTGCCGTGGCCGTCGACCCCGTTCGGCCCCGTGGCGGAGGTGGACGAGGCGTCCGGGACCGAGGAAGAGGTCATCGCCGCGCTCGACGGGGTGGAGATCGCGGTGACGCACCTGGCGCCGTTCACCGCGAAGGTGTTCGCCAACGCCCCCACGCTGCGTCTGGTCGTGGTGTCCCGAGGCGGGCCGGTCAACGTGAACCTGGACGCGGCGACCGAGCGCGGTGTCGCCGTCTGCTACGCGCCCGGGCGGAACGCCAACGCGGTCGCGGAGTTCACCATCGGCCTCACCATCGCGACCTGCCGCAACCTGGTGGCCGGGCACAGCGGTCTCGCCACGGGCTCCTGGCCGGGCCACTTCTACCAGTACGCCCACGCGGGCTTCGAGATCGCGGGCTCCACCGTCGGACTCGTCGGGTACGGCGCCGTCGGCCGTCTCGTGGGTCGGCTGTTCACGGCGTTCGGTGCGCGCGTGCTGGCCTACGACCCCTACGTCGCCGACATGGAGCCGGGCGTCACGAAGGTCGAGGACCTGAGCGAGCTGTTGGCGGCCTCCGACATCGTCAGCCTGCACCAGCGCGTCACGCCGGAGACGCGCGGTCAGATCGGCGCGGCCGAGATCGCGCGCATGCGGCGGGGCGCGGTGCTCATCAACACCGCCCGCGGCGCGGTGCTCGACTACGACGCGCTCTGCGACGCGCTGGACAGCGGCCACCTCGCCGCGGCCGGTCTGGACGTCTACGCCACCGAGCCGCTTCCGCCCGACTCGCGTCTGCTGCGCACCCGGAATGTCGTCCTGGCGCCCCACATCGCGGGATGCAGCCGCGAGGTGGCGGAGCGGGCGGCGCGCATCTGCGCCGCCGAGGTCGGCCGGTGGCTGCGCGGGGAACCGTTGCGCAACTGCGCCAATCCTGTGGTGCTGGAGGGGTAGCCATGTACCTCGGGATCGACATCGGCACCTCGGTGACCAAGGCCGCCGTCTTCGACGCCGACGGGCGGCTGCGGGCGGTCGAGGCGCGTCGGACTCGGCTCGACAGCCCTACGGACGGCTGGTTCGAGCAGGATCCGGACGAGGTGCTGGAGTCGGTCGCCGCCGTCGTCCGCGCTGTGGTGACCACGGTCGGCACTCCGCCGACCGTGGTGGGGCTCACCGGCCAGGGAGACGGGGTGTGGCTGGTCGACGCCGACGGCCGCCCGGTGCGTCCGGCGATCTCCTGGATGGACGGCCGCGCCGTCGCCATCCTGCGGCGCTGGGTGGCCGACGAGGTGGTGGAGAAGGTGTTCCGCACCACCGGCAACACCATGTTCCCCGGCTCGGCTGCCCCGATCCTCGCGTGGCTGGCCCAGCACGAGCCTGACACCTTGGCCCGTGCCGCCACCGCCGGCTACTGCAAGGACGTCGTCATGCAGCGGCTCACCGGGGTTCGGGCCACGGACTCCTCCGACGCGTCGCTGCCGTTCCTGAACCCGCACAGCCGTCGCTACGACGACGACGTGCTCGCCTGGACGGGCCTGTCGGCGTGGGCGCACCTGCTCGCGCCGATCGTGACCCCGCGCCCGACCGGGACGCTCACCGCCGAGGCGGCCGACCTGCTCGGCCTGCCGGCCGGCACACCGGTCGCCGCCGGGCCCTTCGACCTGCCGGCCTGCGCCCTGGGGTCGGGCGTCGGGCGACCTGGCGAGGGGCACGTCATCATCGGGACCACGCTGGCCTGCCAGGTCCTCGTCGACCGCGTGGACACCTCCGGCGAGGTGGCGGGGATGACCCTGGCCACGGCGACCCAGGGCAGGTGGCTCCGGGCGATGCCGGCCATGGTCGGCACGGCCGCGATCGACTGGGTGCTCGACCTGGTCGGGGAGTCGCACGAGGCGCTGGAGGGGCTGCTCGCCCAGGCGCCGCGCGGCGCTCGTGGGGTCACGTGCCTGCCGTACTTCTCCCCGGCCGGGGAGCGGGCGCCGTTCCTGGAGCCGGCCGCCCGAGCCAGCTTCGACGGGCTCACCGTGCAGACGACCAAGGCCGACGTGGTGCGCGCCGCCTGCGAGGCGGTGGCGTTCGCCGCCCGACACTGCTTCGAGGCGGCGGGCCTGTCCGGTGAGGTGGCGGCGTGCGGGGGAGGCACCCGCAGCGCGACGTGGCTGCAGATCTTCGCCGATGTGCTCGGCCGACCGGTGCGGATCGCGCCGCAGCCGGAGACGGGAGCCCGGGGCGCGGTGCTCGCCGCGCTCGACGCGCTCGGTCACCAGGTCGACCTGGCCACCTGGACGGCCCCCGACGGGGTGGTGGAGCCGGGACCAGACGCGACGTACTACGCCGAGGCCTACGCCGGCTTTCGCGCCCGCGTGGACGCCGCGCGCGAGCGATGGAAGGGAGACGAGTGAGCGATCCGATCGACGAGCTGGTCGCGTTGTCACGCACGCTCGGCGAGCCGCACCGAGACCTCGTCGTGCTCGCGGAGGGCAACACCTCCGTGCGGGTCGACGAGGGTCGGATGGTGGTGAAGACGAGCGGATCGCGGCTCGGTAGCGCGAGTCGCGACGACTTCGTCGAGGTGGAGACCAAGCCACTGCTCGAGCTGATCGACTCCGCCGAGACCGACGACAGCCTGGTCGACGCGGCGATGCGCGCCGCGCGGGGCGGGCAGGAGCGACCGCGGCCCTCGATGGAGGCGCTCGTCCACGCGGTGTGCCTGCGTCAACCAGGCGTTGACGTCGTGGCCCACACCCATCCGGTCGCGGTGAACGCGATCCTCTGCTCCGACCAAGCCGAGCGGCTGGTCGACGGCGCGTTGTTCCCCGACCAGGTCGTGGTGATGGGCCGGCACGCGGTGCTCGTTCCGTACGCCGATCCCGGTCTCGCGCTCGCGCGCGCGGTGAACGCCGAGCTCGAGCGGTTCGTCGCCGAGCACGGCCGGCCGCCGAAGGTGGTCTACCTCGCCAATCACGGGATCTTCGTCCTCGCCGGCAGCACCGCGGAGGCGTTGGCGGTCACTGAGATGACGGTGAAGACGGCGCGGGTGCTCTCCGGGGTGCTCGCCGTCGGGCGTCCCCGGTACTTGACCGAGGCCCAGGCCGACCGGATCGACACCAGGCCGGACGAGGCGCTGCGGCGGCGCCGACTGGCGGAGGGGTCGCCATGCTGATCGAGGAGGCGCGCGTCGAGGTCGTCGAGTACGCGCGGCGGCTGGTCCCCGATCGCCTCGTGGTGGGCACGGCCGGCAACATCAGCGTGCGGGCGGGGGACCTCCTCGCGGTGACCCCCAGCGGCTTGGACTACGACAAGCTCACGCCTGAGCTGGTGTGCGTGTGCGACCTGGCCGGCAAGCAGGTGGACGGCCCGCTCAAGCCGACCAGCGAGATGCCGATGCACCTCGCGGTGTACCACCACACCGAGCACACCGCGGTCGTCCACACGCACTCGACGG contains the following coding sequences:
- a CDS encoding 2-hydroxyacid dehydrogenase; the protein is MTEPRTILVAGDEFVLPESLRGALVEEVGSGHEVRELALPWPSTPFGPVAEVDEASGTEEEVIAALDGVEIAVTHLAPFTAKVFANAPTLRLVVVSRGGPVNVNLDAATERGVAVCYAPGRNANAVAEFTIGLTIATCRNLVAGHSGLATGSWPGHFYQYAHAGFEIAGSTVGLVGYGAVGRLVGRLFTAFGARVLAYDPYVADMEPGVTKVEDLSELLAASDIVSLHQRVTPETRGQIGAAEIARMRRGAVLINTARGAVLDYDALCDALDSGHLAAAGLDVYATEPLPPDSRLLRTRNVVLAPHIAGCSREVAERAARICAAEVGRWLRGEPLRNCANPVVLEG
- a CDS encoding class II aldolase/adducin family protein codes for the protein MSDPIDELVALSRTLGEPHRDLVVLAEGNTSVRVDEGRMVVKTSGSRLGSASRDDFVEVETKPLLELIDSAETDDSLVDAAMRAARGGQERPRPSMEALVHAVCLRQPGVDVVAHTHPVAVNAILCSDQAERLVDGALFPDQVVVMGRHAVLVPYADPGLALARAVNAELERFVAEHGRPPKVVYLANHGIFVLAGSTAEALAVTEMTVKTARVLSGVLAVGRPRYLTEAQADRIDTRPDEALRRRRLAEGSPC
- a CDS encoding FGGY-family carbohydrate kinase, with amino-acid sequence MYLGIDIGTSVTKAAVFDADGRLRAVEARRTRLDSPTDGWFEQDPDEVLESVAAVVRAVVTTVGTPPTVVGLTGQGDGVWLVDADGRPVRPAISWMDGRAVAILRRWVADEVVEKVFRTTGNTMFPGSAAPILAWLAQHEPDTLARAATAGYCKDVVMQRLTGVRATDSSDASLPFLNPHSRRYDDDVLAWTGLSAWAHLLAPIVTPRPTGTLTAEAADLLGLPAGTPVAAGPFDLPACALGSGVGRPGEGHVIIGTTLACQVLVDRVDTSGEVAGMTLATATQGRWLRAMPAMVGTAAIDWVLDLVGESHEALEGLLAQAPRGARGVTCLPYFSPAGERAPFLEPAARASFDGLTVQTTKADVVRAACEAVAFAARHCFEAAGLSGEVAACGGGTRSATWLQIFADVLGRPVRIAPQPETGARGAVLAALDALGHQVDLATWTAPDGVVEPGPDATYYAEAYAGFRARVDAARERWKGDE
- a CDS encoding ABC transporter ATP-binding protein translates to MSDLTLQNVRKVYRTKGRPEVEAVRGMTLTVRSGELVGLLGPSGCGKSTTLRMIAGLEDVTSGDILVGGRSVVGLPPQRRNIGVAFENYALYPPLTVRENIAFGLEARGVRDRDAKVAAVAERIGLTDILDAMPAGLSSGQKQRVALARAVVREPDVLLLDEPLSHLDAAERDTTRRELRHLQQELNYTTILVTHDQEEALSLADRVVVMNDGVVQQVGTPDEVYDDPANLFVAQFVGEPAMNLVDGVADGGKVRLSAEVVVPVPVERAKGEVVLGVRPEDVLITEPEKADVTGVLVVYEDLLEYGLATIALPGVEQRVVAQTPPGMSLHPGDETPLALQRERTYVFDKRTGERVR